The Pseudofrankia inefficax genome window below encodes:
- a CDS encoding FtsX-like permease family protein encodes MTVQTPPRSRTRPSGAPADGGLAARRAMTRWAWRMLRREWRSQVLVTLLLLLTVAVAVCGGTTLYNVPRQADPKLGTAGAVYVLNGQNGRAADLAADVATLRRAFGTIDVIGHSGYGVAGLAKAVDYREQAPHGTFTGQLLAIHRGRYPAGPNEAAVTTGVAKLLGLRLGGTVALDGHSRVIVGIAEDPSDLTDDFVLIAPSADSPPQTASVFVRTTGSNRGGLGLATVGQVMGQGPNTDHLVITTLVLGGATVLLLLVAFVAAAGFAVLAHRRLRQLGMLAAIGATARHIRLMMAVTGLLVGGLAAGAGAALGLALWPAVAAWLEPAVGHRVDRLDIPWPLVAGVGLLAVLMATAAAWWPARAVSRLPVTLALSGRPPAPRPSHRPALVSVFFLAVGLGLLAAGEKKSPALIVAGTVAMALAMLFAGPPAIRLLAAAGGRAPVAVRLALRDLGRHQARSGAALAAISLAVGIAAAIVVVTTGIQGSPTGGNLGDHQLLVGIARPGDPPGLVPIRTDAQLRGLAAQVDELAALLPRPTVIPLDLAYDPAASPELGLQGNEPVRRALEVDRPRGGGEYEGIPAYVATPDLLRLVGADGVRIPPATDVVTARAGPLVIFDAGRDARQPPSTHVSGPRFTSLPDTLLTSGALTRRHLTPVRAGWLVESAQPLTDAQRADARRIAAAAGLTVEFRDGHPGVRTVRAGATAGGLLLALAVLAMTVGLIRGEAAADLRTLTATGASAGIRRTLTAATAGGLALLGGILGTAGAGLGLVAVYRHDLAVFGRIPPGYPLVLLVGIPLVAAAAGWLLAGKEPPALGRRLSD; translated from the coding sequence GTGACCGTCCAGACGCCGCCCCGGTCGCGGACCCGGCCGTCGGGGGCCCCCGCGGACGGCGGCCTCGCGGCCCGGCGAGCGATGACGCGATGGGCCTGGCGGATGCTGCGCCGCGAGTGGCGCTCCCAGGTCCTCGTGACCCTCCTGCTGCTGCTGACGGTGGCCGTGGCGGTCTGCGGCGGGACCACGCTGTACAACGTGCCGCGGCAGGCCGATCCGAAGCTCGGCACGGCCGGGGCCGTGTACGTGCTCAACGGGCAGAACGGCCGTGCGGCGGACCTGGCGGCCGACGTCGCCACCCTGCGCCGGGCGTTCGGAACGATCGACGTGATCGGCCACTCCGGGTACGGCGTCGCGGGCCTGGCCAAGGCGGTCGACTACCGGGAGCAGGCGCCGCACGGCACCTTCACCGGGCAGCTGCTCGCCATCCACCGTGGGCGGTACCCGGCCGGGCCGAACGAGGCGGCCGTCACCACCGGGGTGGCGAAGCTGCTCGGGCTGCGGCTCGGTGGCACCGTCGCGCTCGACGGCCACTCGCGGGTGATCGTCGGCATCGCCGAGGACCCGAGCGACCTGACCGACGACTTCGTCCTGATCGCGCCCTCGGCGGACTCGCCGCCGCAGACCGCGTCGGTGTTCGTCCGGACGACGGGTTCCAACCGTGGCGGACTGGGCCTGGCGACCGTCGGCCAGGTGATGGGGCAGGGGCCCAATACGGACCACCTGGTGATCACGACCCTTGTCCTCGGCGGGGCGACGGTCCTGCTGCTGCTCGTCGCGTTCGTGGCGGCCGCGGGGTTCGCCGTGCTCGCCCACCGCAGGCTGCGCCAGCTCGGGATGCTCGCGGCGATCGGTGCCACCGCGCGTCACATCCGGCTGATGATGGCCGTCACCGGCCTGCTGGTCGGCGGGCTGGCGGCAGGGGCCGGAGCCGCCCTCGGGCTGGCGCTGTGGCCGGCGGTGGCCGCCTGGCTGGAGCCGGCGGTCGGGCACCGGGTCGACCGGCTGGACATCCCCTGGCCGCTGGTCGCCGGCGTCGGGCTGCTCGCGGTGCTGATGGCGACGGCCGCGGCCTGGTGGCCCGCCCGTGCGGTGTCGCGCCTGCCGGTCACGCTCGCGCTGTCCGGCCGGCCGCCCGCGCCCAGGCCGTCGCACCGCCCGGCGCTGGTCAGCGTCTTCTTCCTCGCGGTTGGGCTGGGACTGTTGGCGGCCGGTGAGAAGAAGAGCCCGGCGCTGATCGTCGCCGGCACGGTGGCGATGGCGCTCGCGATGCTGTTCGCGGGCCCGCCGGCGATCAGGCTGCTCGCCGCGGCGGGTGGGCGGGCCCCGGTCGCCGTCCGGCTGGCGCTGCGCGACCTGGGCCGCCACCAGGCCCGGTCCGGGGCCGCGCTGGCCGCGATCAGCCTCGCGGTGGGCATCGCCGCCGCCATCGTCGTGGTGACGACGGGCATCCAGGGCAGCCCGACGGGCGGGAACCTGGGCGATCACCAGCTGCTCGTCGGGATAGCCCGGCCCGGCGACCCGCCCGGCCTCGTGCCGATCCGAACCGACGCCCAGCTACGGGGCCTGGCCGCGCAGGTCGACGAGCTCGCGGCGCTGCTCCCACGTCCGACCGTGATCCCGCTTGACCTGGCCTACGATCCGGCGGCCAGCCCGGAGCTGGGCCTGCAGGGCAACGAGCCCGTCCGGCGCGCCCTGGAGGTCGACCGGCCGCGCGGCGGCGGCGAGTACGAAGGGATCCCGGCGTACGTCGCCACGCCCGACCTGCTGCGGCTCGTCGGCGCCGACGGGGTGCGGATCCCTCCGGCCACGGACGTGGTCACCGCCAGGGCCGGGCCCCTGGTCATCTTCGACGCCGGGCGCGACGCGCGGCAGCCGCCCAGCACGCACGTCAGCGGCCCCCGCTTCACGTCGCTGCCCGACACGCTGCTGACGTCGGGCGCGCTCACCCGCCGCCACCTGACCCCGGTCCGGGCCGGCTGGCTGGTCGAGTCCGCGCAGCCGCTGACCGACGCGCAGCGGGCCGACGCGCGGCGGATCGCCGCCGCGGCCGGGCTGACCGTCGAGTTCCGCGACGGTCATCCGGGCGTGCGGACGGTCCGGGCCGGCGCCACGGCCGGTGGGCTGCTGCTCGCGCTCGCGGTCCTGGCCATGACCGTCGGCCTGATCCGCGGTGAGGCCGCCGCCGACCTGCGCACGCTGACCGCGACCGGGGCCAGCGCCGGCATCAGGCGCACGCTCACCGCGGCCACCGCCGGCGGGCTCGCGCTGCTCGGCGGGATCCTCGGCACCGCGGGCGCGGGGCTCGGCCTGGTCGCGGTGTACCGGCATGATCTCGCGGTCTTCGGGCGGATACCGCCGGGCTACCCGCTGGTCCTGCTCGTGGGGATCCCGCTGGTCGCCGCGGCGGCGGGCTGGCTGCTGGCCGGGAAGGAGCCACCGGCACTGGGGCGCCGCCTGTCGGACTGA
- a CDS encoding SDR family oxidoreductase — MRVFVTGASGWIGSAVTDELLANGYKVVGLARSDDAAAALEAKGAHVHRGSLTDPDGLAAAAAASDGVVHLAFNHDFSDYAGAGRTEHAAVARMLDALAGSDRPFLLASGVASPGMGRPLTEEDPSPFHGADSLRGGSENLALEAAGRGVRPVALRFSPTVHGMGDHGFTSVLAKIAKEHGVAGYIGDGSTRWAAVHRSDAARLVRLALEKAPAGARVHAVAETGLPSRDIAAALGDYLGLPTGSVAPADADAHFGWIARFFGLDVAASNDRTRELLGWTPTGPTLFEDIAAGAYALPD; from the coding sequence ATGCGTGTCTTCGTCACCGGTGCCTCCGGCTGGATCGGCTCCGCCGTCACCGACGAGCTCCTCGCCAACGGCTACAAGGTCGTCGGCCTCGCCCGCTCCGACGACGCGGCCGCCGCGTTGGAGGCGAAGGGGGCTCACGTGCACCGCGGGAGCCTCACCGACCCCGACGGCCTGGCCGCGGCGGCCGCGGCCAGCGACGGCGTCGTCCATCTCGCCTTCAACCACGACTTCTCCGACTACGCCGGCGCCGGCCGGACCGAACACGCCGCCGTCGCGCGGATGCTCGACGCGCTCGCCGGCAGCGACCGGCCGTTCCTGCTCGCCTCCGGGGTGGCCTCGCCAGGTATGGGCCGGCCGCTGACCGAGGAGGACCCGTCGCCGTTCCACGGCGCCGACTCGCTGCGAGGCGGCAGCGAGAACCTCGCCCTCGAAGCAGCCGGCCGCGGTGTCCGCCCGGTGGCGCTGCGTTTCTCGCCGACCGTGCACGGCATGGGTGACCACGGGTTCACCTCGGTCCTGGCGAAGATCGCCAAGGAGCACGGCGTCGCCGGCTACATCGGTGACGGCTCGACCCGCTGGGCGGCCGTGCACCGCTCCGACGCGGCCCGCCTGGTCCGCCTCGCGCTGGAGAAGGCGCCGGCGGGTGCGCGGGTGCACGCGGTGGCCGAGACCGGACTGCCCTCCCGCGACATCGCCGCCGCCCTCGGCGACTACCTGGGCCTGCCGACCGGCTCGGTCGCACCGGCGGACGCCGACGCCCACTTCGGCTGGATCGCGCGCTTCTTCGGCCTGGACGTGGCCGCGTCGAACGACCGCACCCGCGAGCTGCTCGGCTGGACGCCCACCGGCCCGACGCTGTTCGAGGACATCGCCGCCGGGGCCTACGCGCTGCCGGACTGA
- a CDS encoding PadR family transcriptional regulator — MSVRHALLALLSEGPKYGLQLRQEFEARTGEVWPLNVGQVYTTVARLERDGLVASDDGDEPGPQKTFRITPEGGAELARWLTTPPTADAPPRDELVIKVLVAARLPEADVAGILQSHRRHLIETMSRYTRLKQDAAEDDLGLLLVADAEIFRLEAVVRWLDAAEGRLRHRPPVASPAAPAPAPARRTARAAR, encoded by the coding sequence GTGAGCGTGCGACATGCCCTGTTGGCCCTGCTGAGCGAGGGCCCGAAGTACGGCCTGCAACTGCGCCAGGAGTTCGAGGCGCGGACCGGCGAGGTCTGGCCGCTCAACGTCGGGCAGGTCTACACGACCGTGGCCAGGCTCGAACGCGACGGGCTGGTCGCCTCGGACGACGGCGACGAGCCGGGGCCGCAGAAGACGTTCCGGATCACGCCGGAGGGCGGCGCCGAGCTGGCCCGCTGGCTCACGACGCCACCCACCGCCGACGCGCCGCCCCGCGACGAGCTGGTCATCAAGGTGCTGGTGGCCGCGCGGCTGCCCGAGGCCGACGTCGCCGGAATCCTCCAGAGCCACCGGCGGCACCTGATCGAGACGATGAGCCGCTACACCCGGCTGAAGCAGGACGCCGCCGAGGACGACCTCGGGCTGCTGCTGGTCGCCGACGCCGAGATCTTCCGGCTGGAGGCGGTCGTCCGGTGGCTGGACGCGGCGGAAGGCCGGCTGCGGCACCGCCCACCCGTGGCGTCCCCCGCGGCGCCGGCCCCGGCCCCGGCTCGGCGCACCGCGAGGGCGGCCCGGTGA
- a CDS encoding GNAT family N-acetyltransferase: protein MTLRCARVYGAAAARLMPILRDAEEDDELVRAALGDPACATYAATLDAADVGAAVVRWGEPGAEAEILYLAVSADERGKGYGREIVAAIQAELPAHGRSLLVGTANSALDNIAFYQKCGFRMHAVKPDYFAYVRPPIRDHGIVMRDMIVFRYDLDAR, encoded by the coding sequence ATGACGCTGCGCTGCGCGCGGGTGTACGGCGCCGCCGCGGCGCGGCTGATGCCGATCCTGCGTGACGCCGAAGAGGACGACGAGCTTGTCCGGGCGGCGCTGGGCGACCCGGCCTGCGCCACCTACGCGGCGACCCTCGACGCAGCGGACGTGGGCGCCGCGGTCGTGCGCTGGGGAGAACCGGGCGCCGAGGCCGAGATTCTCTACCTCGCGGTCTCCGCAGACGAGCGCGGGAAGGGGTACGGCCGGGAGATCGTCGCCGCGATCCAGGCCGAGCTGCCCGCGCACGGCAGGTCGCTCCTCGTCGGCACGGCGAACTCGGCGCTCGACAACATCGCCTTCTACCAGAAATGCGGGTTCCGCATGCATGCCGTGAAACCCGACTACTTCGCCTACGTGCGACCCCCGATACGTGACCACGGCATCGTCATGCGGGACATGATCGTCTTCCGATACGACCTGGACGCCCGATGA
- a CDS encoding DEAD/DEAH box helicase, whose amino-acid sequence MLVVHAVCTAADGVRLWAEDTRRRDEAPPEGGARHPFAAAGPDLAALVTGQRAGVGPATRSAGDSSAGAGQRTVLLPTTATGPVASPELTAALAEAGPASGGPAAVGNSPALRRWLVDMVRPGVPLRFGAGEAFRLGASALFLLAVDGFAADLVDRGRVLPAVGGDGAGAVARWLPVRTGPDADRFGALGVAMPPAFRAAVDGDTPETGPADALSAALDDLVDAHARDRLRRAGRDPRAGDSAAPAPKTRVPKAKRSGLAGAAADWLRALDGDPGLTAAGTPVRELATKVGAWRAGGGRSWPTRLCFRLGEPGALSRTAPGDVDAWRVDFLLQAVADPGVQVLAGEVWTRRPAGPTSWATDAQESLLAGLGRAVAVWPGLGRALREARPTGLDLDLDQAQEFLRLTGALEQEGFGVLVPSWWTRPPRSASRLTVRAVHPVAPVLRDITTDLDRIVDFRWAVSLGDVELTDVELDALAAAKTELVRLRGRWTRVSPRELAGLDLARQSAGGRLTVRDVLAHTGLQPGPAEASGDVEVVADGWLGALLAGAVGEPGPDRAGLTRVEPPAGLGVRLRPYQEHGLAWLALLDRLGVGAVLADDMGLGKTIQVLALELLARAGARREPTLVVCPTSVLGNWRREAEQVAPGLTVHTHHASGDGSPLAEAAGRHDLVLTTYTQLARDVETFRQVGWDRLVLDEAQQIKNAATAQARAVRRLTARHRVALTGTPVENRLGDLWSIMRAVNPGLLGSASSFHARYAVPIERYGDPDATARLRRRIRPVVLRRVKTDPAVLRDLPAKVELRQLCTLTAEQAALYRAVVDDMMERLRDASSPVRRNGVVLAAMTRLKQVCNHPAHLLGDGSALAGRSGKLARLEELLTQVVAGGERALCFTQFARFGAMLAPYLSTRLGVEVSFLHGGLRAAERDALIERFQTGTGPGVFLLSLKAGGTGVNLTAANHVVHVDRWWNPAVEAQATDRAHRIGQRRDVWVRTLLCMGTLEERIDRILVDKAALARTVVGGGESWLAALNTDELRDLVALAPEAVDG is encoded by the coding sequence ATGCTGGTCGTGCACGCTGTCTGCACGGCCGCCGACGGCGTCCGGCTGTGGGCCGAGGACACGCGGCGCCGGGACGAGGCACCCCCGGAAGGCGGCGCCCGCCATCCCTTCGCGGCCGCGGGCCCGGACCTGGCGGCCCTCGTAACCGGCCAGCGGGCCGGAGTCGGCCCTGCCACCAGATCAGCCGGTGACAGCTCGGCGGGGGCGGGGCAGCGCACGGTCCTGCTGCCGACCACGGCCACGGGACCAGTCGCGTCGCCGGAGCTGACGGCCGCCCTGGCCGAAGCCGGGCCGGCGTCGGGTGGTCCGGCGGCGGTGGGAAACAGCCCGGCGCTGCGACGCTGGCTGGTCGACATGGTCCGACCAGGCGTCCCGCTCAGGTTCGGCGCTGGCGAGGCGTTCCGGCTTGGCGCGTCCGCGCTGTTCCTGCTGGCGGTTGACGGGTTCGCCGCCGATCTGGTCGACCGGGGCCGCGTCCTGCCCGCTGTCGGAGGCGACGGCGCCGGGGCGGTGGCGCGGTGGCTGCCTGTCCGTACCGGGCCGGATGCCGACCGGTTCGGCGCCCTGGGCGTCGCGATGCCACCGGCGTTCCGGGCCGCCGTGGACGGGGACACGCCCGAGACAGGCCCGGCCGACGCGTTGAGCGCGGCACTCGACGACCTGGTGGACGCCCACGCCCGTGACCGGCTCCGACGGGCCGGCCGTGACCCGAGGGCCGGAGACTCGGCGGCCCCGGCCCCGAAGACCCGGGTCCCGAAGGCCAAGCGGTCGGGCCTGGCGGGTGCGGCGGCCGACTGGCTGCGTGCCCTTGACGGCGACCCGGGGCTCACCGCCGCCGGGACCCCGGTCCGCGAGCTGGCCACCAAGGTTGGTGCGTGGCGGGCGGGCGGCGGGCGGTCCTGGCCGACGCGGCTGTGCTTCCGGCTGGGGGAACCGGGCGCGCTGTCGCGGACGGCGCCCGGCGACGTCGACGCCTGGCGGGTCGACTTCCTGCTGCAGGCGGTCGCCGACCCCGGCGTCCAGGTGCTGGCCGGCGAGGTCTGGACCCGCCGCCCCGCCGGGCCGACGAGCTGGGCCACCGACGCGCAGGAGTCGCTGCTCGCCGGCCTGGGGCGAGCCGTCGCCGTCTGGCCGGGCCTGGGCCGGGCCCTGCGCGAGGCCAGGCCGACCGGACTGGACCTCGACCTCGACCAGGCCCAGGAGTTCCTGCGTCTCACCGGTGCCCTGGAACAGGAGGGGTTCGGGGTACTCGTCCCGTCGTGGTGGACCCGGCCGCCCCGCTCCGCGTCGCGGCTCACCGTGCGCGCGGTGCACCCGGTGGCGCCGGTGCTGCGGGACATCACGACGGACCTTGACCGGATCGTGGACTTCCGCTGGGCCGTCAGCCTGGGCGACGTCGAGCTCACCGACGTCGAGCTTGACGCCCTCGCCGCGGCCAAGACGGAGCTGGTCAGGCTCAGGGGCCGCTGGACCCGGGTGAGCCCGCGCGAGTTGGCCGGCCTCGACCTGGCCCGGCAGTCCGCCGGCGGCCGGCTGACCGTCCGCGACGTCCTCGCGCACACGGGTCTCCAGCCTGGCCCCGCCGAGGCTTCCGGCGACGTGGAGGTCGTCGCGGACGGCTGGCTGGGCGCCCTGCTCGCGGGAGCCGTCGGCGAGCCCGGCCCGGACCGCGCCGGGCTGACGCGGGTAGAGCCGCCCGCCGGGCTGGGCGTGCGGCTGCGGCCCTACCAGGAACACGGCCTGGCCTGGCTCGCGCTGCTCGACCGGCTCGGCGTCGGCGCGGTCCTCGCCGACGACATGGGGCTGGGCAAGACCATCCAGGTCCTGGCGCTGGAGCTGCTCGCCCGGGCCGGTGCCCGGCGGGAGCCGACCCTCGTGGTCTGCCCGACCTCCGTGCTCGGCAACTGGCGGCGTGAGGCCGAGCAGGTCGCGCCCGGCCTCACGGTCCACACCCACCACGCGAGCGGCGACGGCAGTCCGCTGGCCGAGGCCGCCGGCCGCCATGACCTCGTCCTCACGACCTACACGCAGCTCGCCCGCGACGTCGAGACGTTCCGCCAGGTCGGCTGGGACCGGCTCGTCCTCGACGAGGCACAGCAGATCAAGAACGCCGCGACCGCGCAGGCCAGGGCCGTCCGCCGGCTCACCGCGCGCCACCGGGTCGCGCTGACCGGCACCCCGGTCGAGAACCGGCTCGGCGACCTCTGGTCGATCATGCGGGCGGTCAATCCGGGCCTGCTCGGCTCGGCCAGCTCGTTCCACGCCCGCTACGCGGTGCCGATCGAGCGGTACGGCGATCCCGACGCGACCGCCCGGCTGCGCCGACGGATCCGCCCGGTCGTGCTGCGCCGGGTGAAGACCGACCCGGCCGTGCTGCGGGACCTGCCGGCCAAGGTGGAGCTGCGCCAGCTGTGCACGCTGACAGCGGAGCAGGCGGCGCTGTACCGGGCCGTCGTCGACGACATGATGGAACGGCTGCGCGACGCCTCGTCCCCGGTCCGGCGCAACGGCGTGGTGCTCGCGGCGATGACGAGGCTCAAGCAGGTCTGCAACCATCCGGCGCACCTGCTCGGGGACGGCTCGGCGCTGGCCGGGCGCTCCGGCAAGCTGGCCCGGCTGGAGGAGCTGCTCACGCAGGTCGTCGCCGGCGGCGAGCGGGCGCTGTGCTTCACCCAGTTCGCCCGCTTCGGCGCCATGCTCGCGCCCTACCTGTCCACCCGGCTCGGGGTGGAGGTGTCGTTCCTGCACGGCGGCCTGCGCGCGGCCGAGCGCGACGCGCTCATCGAACGGTTCCAGACCGGGACCGGTCCCGGGGTGTTCCTGCTGTCGCTCAAGGCCGGTGGCACCGGCGTCAACCTGACGGCGGCGAACCACGTCGTCCACGTCGACCGCTGGTGGAACCCGGCGGTCGAGGCGCAGGCGACCGACCGCGCGCACCGGATCGGGCAGCGCCGGGACGTGTGGGTGCGGACCCTGCTGTGCATGGGCACGCTGGAGGAGCGGATCGACCGGATCCTGGTGGACAAGGCGGCGCTGGCCCGGACCGTCGTCGGCGGCGGGGAGAGCTGGCTCGCGGCGCTGAACACCGACGAGCTGCGCGACCTCGTCGCGCTCGCCCCCGAGGCCGTCGATGGCTGA
- a CDS encoding ABC transporter ATP-binding protein: MDAVPADAVPTAPVLELRAVTKVYGSGPTEVHALAGVDLSVRAGEMVAIMGPSGSGKSTLLTIAGSLEQPTSGDVLVEGTSLAGMSAADRARMRRRHIGYVFQDFNLLPGLTAAENISLPLELDGLKARKAAESARRALDGLGLADRADSFPDELSGGQRQRVAIARALVGQRRLLLADEPSGSLDSQAGENVMRLLRSACKEGAAAVLATHDAQLAAWADRVVFVRDGVAVDQAGPAAGPESLLTADVPR, translated from the coding sequence ATGGACGCCGTCCCGGCGGATGCCGTCCCGACCGCGCCCGTCCTCGAGCTGCGCGCCGTGACCAAGGTGTACGGCTCGGGGCCGACCGAGGTCCACGCGCTGGCGGGCGTCGACCTGTCGGTCCGGGCCGGCGAGATGGTCGCGATCATGGGCCCCAGCGGCTCCGGCAAGTCCACCCTGCTGACCATCGCGGGCAGTCTGGAGCAGCCGACCAGCGGCGACGTCCTGGTCGAGGGCACCTCGCTGGCCGGCATGTCGGCCGCCGACCGGGCCCGGATGCGACGACGCCACATCGGCTACGTCTTCCAGGACTTCAACCTGCTGCCCGGGCTCACCGCCGCCGAGAACATCTCGCTGCCGCTGGAGCTCGACGGCCTGAAGGCCAGGAAGGCCGCCGAGTCGGCGCGCCGGGCCCTCGACGGGCTCGGCCTGGCGGACCGGGCGGACAGCTTCCCCGACGAGCTGTCCGGTGGGCAGCGCCAGCGGGTCGCCATCGCCCGTGCACTGGTCGGCCAGCGCCGGCTGCTGCTGGCCGACGAGCCGAGCGGTTCGCTGGACTCCCAGGCCGGCGAGAACGTCATGCGGCTGCTGCGCAGCGCCTGCAAGGAGGGCGCGGCGGCCGTGCTGGCGACCCACGACGCCCAGCTCGCCGCGTGGGCCGACCGGGTCGTGTTCGTCCGGGACGGCGTGGCCGTGGACCAGGCCGGCCCGGCCGCCGGCCCCGAGTCGCTGCTCACGGCGGACGTGCCGCGGTGA
- a CDS encoding TetR family transcriptional regulator: MGRWEPDARGRMIRAAVELFAERGFEQTTAGDIAERAGVTERTFFRHFADKREVLFDGSKTMVQTAYEAILAAPAELSPLDAALAGIVAGGSLLGEIRDHSVRRSQIIAANPSLQERELLKLAAMTETIAEALRARGIGEPTASLAAHSAVTVFHVAFARWISATEPPSFAGCVAEAADALRALI; encoded by the coding sequence GTGGGTCGTTGGGAACCGGACGCGCGCGGGCGGATGATCCGCGCCGCGGTGGAGCTCTTCGCCGAGCGCGGCTTCGAGCAGACCACCGCCGGCGACATCGCCGAGCGCGCCGGCGTCACCGAACGCACCTTCTTCCGGCACTTCGCCGACAAGCGCGAGGTCCTCTTCGACGGTTCGAAGACCATGGTGCAGACCGCGTACGAGGCGATCCTGGCCGCGCCGGCCGAGCTCTCACCCCTCGACGCGGCCCTGGCGGGGATCGTGGCGGGCGGCAGCCTGCTGGGCGAGATCCGCGATCACTCGGTGCGCCGCTCCCAGATCATCGCGGCGAACCCGAGCCTGCAGGAACGCGAACTGCTCAAGCTCGCGGCGATGACCGAGACGATCGCCGAGGCGCTGCGGGCCCGCGGGATCGGCGAGCCGACCGCCAGCCTGGCCGCCCACAGCGCGGTGACCGTCTTCCACGTGGCCTTCGCCCGCTGGATCTCGGCCACCGAACCGCCCAGCTTCGCCGGCTGCGTCGCGGAGGCGGCGGACGCCCTGCGCGCCCTGATCTGA
- a CDS encoding SWIM zinc finger family protein: MADQAWWSSRFLALIEGMSPPEPLRAGRALARTEAVLSVRRSGNLVVAMVRDQNEDLHKTRLAVRTFGDMDWGRIERALASQARYAAALLAGSMPADVEDAFAVLGLSLLPTRADDLAMDCTCADWQRPCAHLVAACHRLGESIDLDAFALLALRGRERDAVLAGIRRLRPASASRPGGGTHARSGGWPWGSPAQPGDGTAGDTLEPLPSSPAAFWTAPAPDGGSDVRSEAPARPDVLLDLCGPLVVEPLGDLRDELRPAYAVFAAGRASAARPDGSVEE, encoded by the coding sequence ATGGCTGACCAGGCCTGGTGGTCGTCCCGGTTCCTCGCGCTCATCGAGGGCATGAGCCCGCCCGAGCCACTGCGAGCCGGCCGCGCCCTGGCCCGCACCGAGGCGGTGCTCAGCGTCCGGCGGTCCGGCAACCTCGTCGTCGCGATGGTCCGCGACCAGAACGAGGACCTGCACAAGACCCGGCTGGCGGTCCGGACGTTCGGGGACATGGACTGGGGGCGGATCGAGCGGGCGCTCGCGTCGCAGGCCCGCTACGCCGCCGCGCTGCTGGCCGGCTCGATGCCCGCAGACGTCGAGGACGCCTTCGCCGTGCTCGGGCTCTCGCTGCTGCCGACCCGGGCCGACGACCTGGCGATGGACTGCACCTGCGCCGACTGGCAGCGGCCGTGCGCGCACCTCGTCGCGGCCTGCCACCGGCTCGGCGAGTCGATCGACCTCGACGCGTTCGCGCTGCTCGCGCTGCGCGGCCGGGAACGCGACGCGGTCCTCGCCGGCATCCGGCGCCTGCGGCCGGCGTCGGCGTCCCGCCCCGGCGGCGGCACCCACGCCCGGTCCGGGGGATGGCCGTGGGGATCGCCCGCCCAGCCAGGCGACGGGACCGCGGGCGACACCCTGGAACCGCTGCCCAGCTCCCCGGCGGCGTTCTGGACCGCGCCGGCCCCGGATGGCGGCTCGGACGTCCGGTCCGAGGCGCCGGCCCGTCCCGACGTTCTGCTGGACCTGTGCGGGCCGCTGGTGGTGGAGCCGCTCGGCGACCTGCGGGACGAGCTGCGTCCCGCCTATGCGGTCTTCGCGGCCGGACGGGCGAGCGCGGCCCGTCCCGACGGCTCCGTCGAGGAATGA
- a CDS encoding GNAT family N-acetyltransferase → MIVHSSLFCDVALAERIERAEAQLIARGSEAAGLRQTGTPGFVRPVAGGVASFAEEGSPLNKIVGLGFAGVPDVADLEQVEKAFAACGAPVQVELSQLADPGVGALLTGRGYRLVSFENVLGRSLDGGPRPVSPPGVEIRPSGDDEFEPWLDVVVDGFAHPDTQGVPSHEEFPREILRRAVLDMAAAGVRRYLARCDGVVAGGASMRTAQGVAQLTGAATAPAHRRRGVQSALLAARLADAPGCDIAVVTTQPGSRSQQNVQRLGFDLLYTRAVLIKDL, encoded by the coding sequence ATGATCGTCCACTCCTCCCTTTTCTGTGACGTCGCCCTGGCCGAGCGGATCGAACGGGCCGAGGCGCAGCTCATCGCCCGCGGCAGCGAGGCCGCCGGGCTCCGCCAGACCGGCACGCCGGGCTTCGTCAGGCCCGTTGCCGGCGGCGTGGCGAGCTTCGCCGAGGAGGGCTCGCCGCTGAACAAGATCGTCGGGCTGGGTTTCGCGGGCGTACCCGACGTGGCCGACCTCGAGCAGGTGGAGAAGGCGTTCGCCGCCTGCGGCGCACCGGTTCAGGTGGAGCTTTCCCAGCTGGCCGACCCGGGGGTCGGCGCGCTGCTGACCGGCCGCGGGTACCGGCTGGTGTCGTTCGAGAACGTTCTCGGCCGGTCCCTGGACGGCGGCCCGCGGCCGGTGAGCCCGCCGGGCGTCGAGATCCGGCCGAGCGGGGACGACGAGTTCGAGCCGTGGCTCGACGTCGTCGTCGACGGTTTCGCCCACCCCGACACCCAGGGGGTCCCGTCCCACGAGGAGTTCCCCCGCGAGATCCTGCGGCGCGCCGTGCTCGACATGGCGGCTGCCGGCGTCCGCCGTTACCTCGCGCGGTGCGACGGCGTGGTCGCCGGCGGCGCGAGCATGCGCACGGCCCAGGGCGTCGCGCAGCTTACCGGCGCGGCGACCGCGCCCGCGCACCGCCGCCGCGGCGTGCAGTCGGCGCTCCTGGCGGCGCGGCTCGCCGACGCACCGGGCTGCGACATCGCGGTCGTCACGACCCAGCCGGGCTCCAGATCCCAGCAGAACGTGCAGCGCCTCGGCTTCGACCTGCTCTACACCCGGGCCGTGCTGATCAAGGACCTCTGA